Genomic DNA from Methanofollis sp. W23:
ACTCTAAAGCCGAATTGCAATATGTCGTGGCTGAAGGGCAGTGGGGGAGTCGATAGCCATAGAGGATCTCTCACCACTCCCTGTGGCCTGACCAATCGCCTTGAACTGAAGGTTTTCCTTCCTGGAGTGCGACGTCCTCTCCTCCACCTGGACCACGATGGGTCCGGGGGGCGGCGAGCCCCCCGCCAGAGTCCTGAGGATTTCTACAGAGCCGAATAATCAGGCTCAGGGGAACCCCTCGCCGACCTGTACGGCGAGTGCGCACCGAACGCCCCCCTGGCCTCCATGAAAAAGAGAGGCGCGAAAAAGAATAAATGATGGGTCCATCGTCACATGGCGGCCTTGAAGTGAGGTAGGTTCTACTGGACCGACATATCAACGCATATTCAAAGGGGAGACCGCGAATGTTTCGCGAAAAAAAAGGATTTAATTCTTCCTGACCTGCTGGAGGAGGCGTGCCTGCATCCCGAAGTACTTCGAGACCCCGACGGCGTCGCACTGGTCGATGGTCTTGGTGTCGAAGGAGACAAGGTCGTCGGAATACAGGGCCTGCGGCGAGGACCGCCCCCGGACATGCACCGCTCCCTTGAAGAGCATGCAGTCGACCGTGCCGTTGACCCGCTCCTGGGTGGTGTCGACAAAGGCGTTGAGCGCGGCGTACAGCGGTTCGTGGACCAGGCCCATATAGGCGAGTTCAGACCACTTGCCGTCGACGACCTGCTTGAAGGCGAGTTCCTCGCGGGTGAGCACCAGGCGCTCGAGGTCGTGGTGGACGGCGAGGAGGACGGTGGCGGCCGGGTGCTCGTAGTTCTCCCTGGCCTTCAGCCCGAGGATCCGGTCTTCCATCATGTCGTTTCTCCCGACACCGTGGCGGCCGGCGATGGTGTTGAGTTCCCTGATCAGGTCTTCGCCTGCCATCTTCTTCCCGTTGAGGGAGACCGGCACGCCCTGCTCGAACCCGATCGAGAGAGTCTCGGGTTCGGCCGGGGCGTCGGCAAGGGAGGCGGTCCATTCATAGATATCTTCTGGCGGATGGTAGGCCGGGTCTTCGAGTTTCCCGCCCTCGATGCTCCGTGACCAGAAGTTCTCGTCGATGGACCAGGGTTTTTCCTTCTTGACCGGGACCGGGATGCCGTGTTCCTCGGCGTACTCGATCTCCCATTCCCTGGTAAGGTTCATCTCCCTGATCGGGGCGACGACCTCGTAGCCGTGCGCCCTGAAGATGAAGTCGAAGCGGAGCTGGTCGTTGCCCTTGCCGGTGCACCCGTGGGCGATGGCCACGGCGCCCTCCTTCCTGGCGACGGCCACGATCTCCTCGGCGATGAGCGGTCTGGCAAGCGCGGTGCCCATTGGGTAGCCCTCGTACGACCCGTTGGCCTTGACCGCTCTGAAGACGTGCTCCCTGACGAACTGCTCTCTGGCGTTGATGGTATAGTGGCGGTCCGCAATCTTTTCGCCTTTCTTCGTGGCTTCCTCGACCTCGTGCTGCGGCTGGCCGACGTCGACTGCGACGGTGATCACCTCATCGAAGCCGTAGTGCTCCTTGAGGAGGGGGACGCAGATCGAGGTGTCGAGCCCGCCCGAGAAGGCAAGAACAACTTTTCCTTTTCCCATATGTTATGCTCCAGTGTGCTCTTCTGGGTCCTGGCGCTTTTGAACGCGATAGGAGATACCCAGTATTGATTGGTGCTCTCAGACTTTTAATGCTCTGGAGGGGACCAGGTGTCCATGAGGGGCGGCGGTGTCTCCTCGGGGCCGACGTGGATCAGAAGTCTGGCCATCCATCTGGGAGGAGACTTGTTTGAAGATTGAACTCTGTAGGATCCCTCCAGACGGTTTATCTGTGGCGGGGGACGGCAATCCCTCTTCAAGGAGTTCGAATATGTTTCTCCTGCTCAATCTTCCTCCTGGGGGTGCGGGCGGCACTCGCCCCAGGCGGGAGTGTAGGGGAAGGCCAGAGAGTTCTGGGATTTTTACAGAGAATAATCGGAGGGGGTGGTCTGTGTGGTGCGTATTCATTGGAAGCAGGGGGGCACCATAATGCCGGGGCCGCGATCATGACCGCCCTTGGGCTCCTTCTCCTCTTCTTTCTCCTGAATTTGATCTCAGGGTTCACTCCTGAGGACTGCGGTGACTTTTAGTCCTCAGAAGATCATCTGCTCCCTCCCCTCCCATCTCCCATAACTCCGCCGCACAAGCCACCGGCCAGGCACGAGGAGGAGCACTGCCGCCGCGGCGTACCAGGGGTTCATGAACAAGAGGACGATGAGGAGGAAGACCGGGAGGCCGAGCGCCAGGAGGTAGGAGGCAAGGACCCTGGTGTCGTAGAGGAGGACATTTGGCGAGAGTCCGGTCAGGAAGACGGTCACCGCCAGTCCATAGAAGGAGACCGAGAGACAGAGGAGGAGGGCGGGCAGGAGATAGCCCTCCGCCCCGATCGCGAGGGTGAGGAGGGCGATGAAGACGGCCGGGATGAGTTGCAGCACGGCAAAACTATAGATCTTGCTCTGGATGACTGCGGCGACGCTCACCGGGAGGCAGGCGTACAGCCCGAAGGAGTCGAAGATGGTGAGCCAGATGTACATCGTCGAGGCGACCATGCCGGTGATGATTGCAAAGAGGAGGAGGATGGTGTGCTGTGGGAGGAAGTCCCCGAGGACCGCGAGGAAACACCAGATGAGTCCGAGCGGGACGAGGAACGAGAAGATGGTCTGCCCGACGGCGCTGCCGCTCCTGGAGAGGTCGAGGAGGTCTTTTGCGGCGAGGGCCGGGGACGGGAAGAGGGTCAACCGGTCGGCAAGGGGAGCGAAGCGGTTGCGGTAGTGTTTTGTCTTTGCGGTCGATTCTGGCGTGAGGAGGGCAAGGGCGGCCGCGGTGAGGGTGATCACCAGGGCGCACGCCGCCAGGAACGTCCACCACGAGAAGGTGTGAAAGAGTGCCAGCGGGAGGAAGGGCGCTTCAGGACCGGTGCCGACGGTCACGGACGCCGCCGCCCAAATGCCGAGGAGGAGGATGCAGGCGAGGGCAAGGAGGCGTGTCGAGCGGACATAGAGCATCGAGAAGAAGAACGCGGCCGAGAGCCCGGTGAGAAACGAGAGGGAGAGAGTGAGCAGGAGGAGGAGCACTGTCCAGGACTGGATGCCGATCCAGGGTGCGGCGAGCGCGAACCCCACGATGAAAGGGAGCACCCAGAGGAGGATATAGTAGAGCGTGTCCTTCACGACGAAGTTCAGGAAGATGAACCGTTCAGAGAGGGGAAAGATCCGTGCCGAGTAGGCGAGGGTGCTCGACTGCCCGAACCTCCTTTCCATCACCTCGTTCATCATGAGCCCGAATGCCCCGACCATGAGCCCGAGGAGGAGGAAGCCGGCGTGGACGACGAGGGCGAGGTCGCCGAAGGGGAGGAGGGGTCCGAGGTACGGGAGGAGGAAGGAACTCATGAAGGCGATGGCGCAGATCAGCACCGGGTAGAGGGCAAAACTCAGGCTCCCGAACATCGTGGAGTGGACCCGCCACTCCTCTTTCATCATGGCCCTGAAGAGTTCAAGCATGGGCACCTGCCCTGACAAGGGAGAGGAAGTACTCGCCGAGGTGCCGGCCGCCCCCGGTGACCTCGGCG
This window encodes:
- a CDS encoding argininosuccinate synthase, yielding MGKGKVVLAFSGGLDTSICVPLLKEHYGFDEVITVAVDVGQPQHEVEEATKKGEKIADRHYTINAREQFVREHVFRAVKANGSYEGYPMGTALARPLIAEEIVAVARKEGAVAIAHGCTGKGNDQLRFDFIFRAHGYEVVAPIREMNLTREWEIEYAEEHGIPVPVKKEKPWSIDENFWSRSIEGGKLEDPAYHPPEDIYEWTASLADAPAEPETLSIGFEQGVPVSLNGKKMAGEDLIRELNTIAGRHGVGRNDMMEDRILGLKARENYEHPAATVLLAVHHDLERLVLTREELAFKQVVDGKWSELAYMGLVHEPLYAALNAFVDTTQERVNGTVDCMLFKGAVHVRGRSSPQALYSDDLVSFDTKTIDQCDAVGVSKYFGMQARLLQQVRKN